One Neoarius graeffei isolate fNeoGra1 chromosome 16, fNeoGra1.pri, whole genome shotgun sequence DNA segment encodes these proteins:
- the dnajb1a gene encoding dnaJ homolog subfamily B member 1a isoform X2, with the protein MFAEFFGGRSPFDQFFAHGADDDDMDVDDPFAAFGMGGMGGFPRSFKTRVGSTRAAREKKKDPPVIHELKVSLEEVFSGCTKKMKISRKRLNPDGCTVRTEDKILTVNIKPGWKEGTKITFPKEGDETPTNIPADIVFVVKDKAHPVFRRDGSNIIYPVRISLRDALCGCSITAPTLDGRTITVTSHDVLKPGMKKQVVGEGLPLSKYPDKRGDMVLEFVVKFPDKVTQNTRDALLQILPP; encoded by the exons ATGTTCGCCGAGTTCTTCGGCGGCCGCAGTCCGTTCGATCAGTTCTTCGCCCATGGCGCTGACGACGACGACATGGACGTGGACGACCCCTTCGCTGCGTTTGGCATGGGAGGTATGGGAGGCTTTCCCAGGTCCTTTAAGACTCGCGTTGGCAGCACACGCGCAGCGCGGGAGAAGAAGAAAGACCCTCCAGTTATTCACGAGCTCAAGGTGAGCTTGGAGGAGGTGTTCTCTGGCTGCACCAAGAAGATGAAGATCTCGCGCAAGCGGCTGAACCCGGACGGCTGCACGGTCCGGACCGAGGACAAGATCCTCACTGTGAACATCAAGCCTGGCTGGAAAGAGGGCACGAAGATCACGTTCCCCAAAGAGGGAGACGAGACGCCCACCAACATCCCCGCCGACATCGTGTTTGTTGTAAAAGACAAGGCGCATCCGGTGTTCCGCAGAGACGGCTCCAACATCATCTACCCTGTGAGAATATCCCTCCGAGAC GCGCTGTGCGGCTGCTCGATCACCGCGCCGACGCTGGACGGCCGGACCATCACCGTGACGTCTCACGACGTCCTCAAACCGGGCATGAAGAAGCAGGTCGTGGGCGAGGGACTGCCCCTGTCCAAATACCCTGATAAGAGAGGGGACATGGTGCTGGAGTTTGTTGTGAAGTTTCCAGACAAAGTAACACAGAACACTCGTGACGCCTTGCTGCAGATCCTCCCACCATGA